A section of the Lepus europaeus isolate LE1 chromosome 10, mLepTim1.pri, whole genome shotgun sequence genome encodes:
- the MYL9 gene encoding myosin regulatory light polypeptide 9, translated as MSSKRAKAKTTKKRPQRATSNVFAMFDQSQIQEFKEAFNMIDQNRDGFIDKEDLHDMLASLGKNPTDEYLEGMMSEAPGPINFTMFLTMFGEKLNGTDPEDVIRNAFACFDEEASGFIHEDHLRELLTTMGDRFTDEEVDEMYREAPIDKKGNFNYVEFTRILKHGAKDKDD; from the exons ATGTCCAGCAAGCGGGCCAAGGCCAAGACCACAAAGAAGCGGCCACAGCGGGCCACGTCCAATGTCTTCGCCATGTTTGACCAGTCCCAGATCCAGGAGTTCAAGGAGGCCTTCAACATGATCGACCAGAACCGTGACGGCTTCATTGACAAGGAGGACCTGCACGACATGCTGGCCTCGCTGG GGAAAAACCCCACGGACGAATACCTGGAGGGCATGATGAGCGAGGCGCCGGGGCCCATCAACTTCACCATGTTCCTCACCATGTTCGGGGAGAAGCTGAACGGCACCGACCCCGAGGACGTCATCCGCAACGCCTTCGCCTGCTTCGACGAGGAGGCCTCAG GCTTCATACACGAGGACCACCTGCGGGAGCTGCTCACCACCATGGGGGACCGCTTCACAGACGAGGAGGTGGACGAGATGTACCGCGAGGCGCCCATCGACAAGAAGGGCAACTTCAACTACGTGGAGTTCACCCGCATCCTCAAACACGGCGCCAAGGACAAGGACGACTGA